In Gallus gallus isolate bGalGal1 chromosome 6, bGalGal1.mat.broiler.GRCg7b, whole genome shotgun sequence, a single genomic region encodes these proteins:
- the LOC121111221 gene encoding uncharacterized protein LOC121111221 isoform X1: MEQLVGDSLLASVKGKRVWTLGKLISFILVAAVQSDVSNCLHPNEQLILQSSSSEESCLLTQEKMMHKEITESHNSRGCEGPPGIIESSPLQSRPPPAGCRGTEVRPSGLDFPGSSFLPFLKTGVTSAVLRSSGTSSVLQDLSKMTESDSAVTSAISPSMCGCILPVTFYRKKVWHDTVALHSFKALRAQYRYRCPECFTSFTQLAMGRLGTVKNIIFFQKALKNCWKGNTSYGSFAGNSDVRDM, translated from the exons ATGGAACAGCTGGTGGGAGATAGCCTACTGGCTAGCgttaaaggaaaaagagtttGGACTTTGGGaaaattgatttcatttattctgg TAGCAGCAGTTCAAAGCGATGTATCAAATTGCCTTCATCCAAATGAACAGCTGATTCTTCAATCATCATCCAGTGAGGAGAGCTGTCTTCTCACCCAAGAAAAGATGATGCACaaggagatcacagaatcacacaattcTAGGGGCTGTGAGGGACCCCCAGGGATCATTGAATCCagccccctgcaaagcaggccccctccagcaggctgcagag ggacagaggtgagaccGAGTGGCCTTGACTTTCCTGGATCCTCTTTCTTGCCCTTTCTGAAGACCGGCGTGACATCGGCTGTCCTCCGGTCCTCAGGCACCTCCTCTGTTCTCCAAGACCTGTCAAAGATGACAGAGAGTGATTCAGCAGTCACATCTGCCATCTCCCCCAGTATGTGTGGCTGCATCCTGCCGGTGactttttacaggaaaaag GTGTGGCACGATACCGTAGCTCTTCACAGCTTCAAAGCATTACGTGCACAGTACAGATACAGATGTCCTGAGTGTTTCACCTCATTCACCCAACTG GCAATGGGAAGGTTAGGAACAGTAAAAAACATCATCTTCTTCCAGAAGGCCTTGAAAAACTGTTGGAAAGGCAACACCTCCTATGGAAGCTTTGCTGGTAATTCAGATGTTCGTGATATGTGA